The Oleispira antarctica RB-8 genome contains the following window.
CTTAGCTACAGCCAAACATTAAGGGTGGGCACAACGCTATGGCCAGGTTATGAGCCGCTTTATCTAGCAGAAGAAATCAATGCTTATAAACAAAAGATCCGCATGATTCACTACTCCTCAACCAGTGAAGTATTGCGAGCGTTCAGAAATAATACGTTAGAAGCAGCCGCCTTAACCCTTGATGAGGTTGTACTGTTGGCAGAATCTGATATCCCCATCGATATCATCTTAATTCTAGATATATCAGAAGGTGCTGATGTTATTATGGGTCGTCCTGAATTAAAAAACATACAAGGGTTGGTCGGTGCAAGAGTCGCAGTCGAGAGTACTGCCGCTGGTGCTTATACGCTGAGTCGCGCACTGGAAATACACAATATTGATATCAATAAAGTCTCATTAGTGAACGCTGAAAACAGTACTCATAAAGAGGCTTATATGAATAATATGGCTGATGCCGTGGTTACCTATGAACCTGTTCGAACGCAGTTACTGAATGAAGGCGCCATTGAACTCTTTAACTCAAAAGAAATTCCAGGGGAAATCGTTGATGTCTTAGTCGTTCATAAAAAAACACTAAAGACTCATCGCAAAGCGCTCTATGATATAACGCAAGGTTGGTTTAAAGCATTGCAGCAATTAAAAAATGAGCCTGACGATTCTTATGCATTTATTGCTTCACGCATGAAAATTTCCAAGCAAGGCGTTAAAGAAAGCTATTTTGGTTTGACCCTACCCTCACTTGAAAAAAATAGAATGTTATTGTCTGGTTCCCCAGCACCGCTAACACAAACACTGCATCGCTTAACCCAACACATGATAGATAATGGTTTGATCGATTCTAAAAACTCTGATAGCTCTGCCAACGCTACGCTAAACCCTTCCTTTCTTCCTTAGCAGATACTATGTCTCTTAGAGCCTTAATTCCCACACTATTAGTCATATTCTCCCTACTGGTCACTTTAATAGGCTATTGGGCGATACGCACTGATTTGACAGAAGCGATCGATAAAGAATCTTTGCAATATATGAATATTGAATTGAGTAAATTCCAATCTTTATATGAACCCCTGCTTGCCAAAAAAGATATGAGAGCGATTAAATCGCTGCAATCATCCAAAGCATACGAGCTTGATAATAAAGCCATGATAGTCGTCGCTGAAAATGGCATCGTAGCGGCATCGAATAATCAACAAGATTTACTCAATCATTGGCAAGCCAGCAAGACCGACATTCAAGCTGATCTGGTAGAGAAGACCATTAAATCAAATCGTATTCATACTCAATTTTCTCCAGATAGGAATCTATTAAATGGTTATATTAATCTATGTGTTAGAGATTTATCAAAAGGCTTAAGAAACTTTTCTTGTGGTTTTTTATATTACCAATTGGATGTAGATTTAAGACAGAAGCAAGCTCGCACTTGGCTTATAAAACAATC
Protein-coding sequences here:
- the tauA gene encoding Predicted ABC-type nitrate/sulfonate/bicarbonate transport system protein; translation: MHNKPMQKICGHFNFKAAFLKILLILLPMSFCSLSYSQTLRVGTTLWPGYEPLYLAEEINAYKQKIRMIHYSSTSEVLRAFRNNTLEAAALTLDEVVLLAESDIPIDIILILDISEGADVIMGRPELKNIQGLVGARVAVESTAAGAYTLSRALEIHNIDINKVSLVNAENSTHKEAYMNNMADAVVTYEPVRTQLLNEGAIELFNSKEIPGEIVDVLVVHKKTLKTHRKALYDITQGWFKALQQLKNEPDDSYAFIASRMKISKQGVKESYFGLTLPSLEKNRMLLSGSPAPLTQTLHRLTQHMIDNGLIDSKNSDSSANATLNPSFLP